The following are encoded together in the Panicum virgatum strain AP13 chromosome 6K, P.virgatum_v5, whole genome shotgun sequence genome:
- the LOC120712152 gene encoding uncharacterized protein LOC120712152: MISNEKCLDSISDINSYVGNLTSSYTDKSNEPNMVAASVIMFALAGLFFNLNLFSGITDTSAILDPKVRLFLSSALSLFLPVMSYLFSEAKNNHNAADQYYTNKGGSAYVADLSLRAGIILAWMLLVELLRKKVDEIRMRGYSGTIQRAGRVVWLGSLVFFNIKSTGRKVVFAILWILCATRVLQRIAFTEFGKRSYAHGKNARLISSYMAQMLEQQQEEPRATVGVAGDEVLKECNYIVMGEEMLVDIEPTADGYKLDKKASSRGYDDGGGVVRLIRENDGIVTVGKVWELDDKDKFFTSLEQIQRLKRICLSFALFKLLRRRFEHLPTLSKQEEDDSRDLLLKGLYDTNGETASSSAEAMFQVMNDEVNFLSEYYHSVVPVVLASPFFLFLNYIILNIVIAVLCVMTVIICANGDVRYAFQSIITDNYTLKSGVFKIVICLLHRVNKPEAFFSIVDLSITVLLFIIYFYEEIWEFFVFLLSNWFMVSMLYNYTSKPRWLRNTTFRGTMFWVGFSIIMWLRSKMSHPSRLEIKQFSVLNVRWPLKLPLFAAFTGLAVQKRLVPNSVKKSIMDYLVEDGREIHLDRGRSALRKNFLSDKLSWACQSDSVAEVILTWHIATSIMEVERRPQSIAAEETTFSRVAITLSKYCAYLVAFHPELLPENPEKVELVFEEMKKELKAMIGCREYYFSTQRARIQKLIDGPTTLTPSDECSKVVRDGVKLGKLLMTDAADNKWKVLADVWTELIIYLAPSSDEERVIGHEGALVQGSEFITVLWALTTHIGVSRPPTEKPPATTYHVDLEG, translated from the coding sequence ATGATCAGCAACGAGAAGTGCCTAGACAGTATTAGCGACATCAACAGCTACGTCGGTAACCTCACATCATCCTACACCGACAAGAGCAATGAGCCCAACATGGTTGCAGCCTCCGTGATCATGTTCGCCCTCGCCGGGCTCTTCTTCAACCTCAACCTCTTCAGCGGCATCACTGACACCAGCGCCATCCTCGACCCCAAAGTTCGGCTCTTCCTCTCCTCGGcgctctccctcttcctccccgTCATGTCCTACCTCTTCTCCGAAGCCAAGAACAACCATAATGCTGCCGACCAGTACTACACTAACAAGGGGGGCTCTGCCTATGTCGCCGACCTCTCTCTGAGGGCCGGCatcatcttggcatggatgctCCTGGTGGAGCTCCTGCGCAAGAAGGTGGACGAGATCCGCATGCGCGGATACTCCGGCACCATCCAGCGCGCCGGCCGCGTCGTCTGGCTGGGAAGCCTCGTCTTCTTCAACATCAAGAGCACCGGCCGGAAGGTTGTGTTCGCCATCCTCTGGATCCTCTGCGCCACCCGCGTGCTACAGAGGATCGCCTTCACCGAGTTCGGGAAGCGGTCCTATGCCCATGGCAAGAACGCCCGCCTCATCAGCTCGTACATGGCCCAGAtgctggagcagcagcaggaggagcctCGAGCTACTGTCGGCGTTGCTGGAGATGAGGTGTTGAAGGAGTGCAACTACATTGTCATGGGAGAAGAGATGCTGGTGGACATCGAGCCCACTGCAGATGGCTACAAGCTGGACAAGAAGGCCAGCTCCCGAGGCtatgacgacggcggcggcgttgtcCGGTTGATCAGAGAAAACGATGGCATCGTCACCGTCGGCAAAGTCTGGGAGCTGGATGACAAGGACAAGTTTTTCACCTCCCTAGAGCAGATCCAACGCCTGAAGAGGATCTGCCTCTCGTTCGCTCTCTTCAAGCTGCTGCGCCGAAGGTTTGAGCACCTGCCGACGCTGAGCAAACAAGAAGAGGACGACTCCCGGGACCTCCTCCTGAAAGGCCTCTACGACACCAACGGCGAAACCGCAAGCAGCTCAGCCGAAGCAATGTTCCAGGTCATGAACGACGAGGTCAACTTCCTTAGCGAGTACTACCACTCTGTTGTCCCTGTCGTCCTTGCAagccccttcttcctcttcctcaacTACATTATCCTCAACATAGTCATCGCCGTCCTGTGCGTCATGACCGTCATTATCTGCGCCAATGGTGACGTCCGCTACGCGTTCCAGAGCATAATCACAGATAACTACACCTTGAAATCTGGGGTTTTCAAGATAGTTATCTGCCTTCTGCATAGAGTCAACAAACCTGAAGCCTTCTTCTCCATCGTAGACCTCTCCATCACCGTCCTTCTGTTCATCATCTACTTCTACGAGGAGATATGGGagttcttcgtcttcctcctctccaaCTGGTTCATGGTGTCCATGCTCTACAACTACACCTCCAAACCACGCTGGCTGAGGAACACCACCTTCCGGGGCACCATGTTCTGGGTGGGCTTCAGCATCATCATGTGGCTGCGGAGCAAGATGAGTCACCCCAGCCGCCTTGAAATCAAGCAGTTCTCCGTCCTGAATGTCCGCTGGCCGCTCAAGCTGCCACTGTTCGCCGCGTTCACTGGCTTAGCAGTGCAAAAGAGGCTAGTGCCCAACAGTGTGAAGAAATCCATCATGGACTACCTAGTGGAAGATGGACGTGAAATCCATCTTGACCGTGGCAGGTCCGCACTGCGCAAGAACTTCCTATCTGACAAGTTGTCGTGGGCATGCCAGAGCGACAGCGTCGCCGAGGTCATCCTCACGTGGCACATCGCCACCAGCATCATGGAGGTGGAGCGCCGACCGCAGAGCATAGCAGCAGAAGAAACAACCTTCAGCAGGGTGGCCATTACGCTGTCCAAATACTGTGCCTACCTGGTAGCCTTCCACCCGGAACTACTGCCGGAGAATCCGGAGAAGGTGGAGCTCGTTTTCGAGGAGATGAAGAAGGAGCTCAAGGCCATGATCGGCTGTCGGGAGTACTACTTCTCGACGCAACGGGCGCGGATCCAGAAGCTCATTGATGGCCCGACGACGCTGACCCCCAGTGATGAATGCAGCAAAGTTGTGCGTGACGGCGTGAAGCTAGGCAAACTTCTGATGACAGACGCAGCTGACAACAAGTGGAAGGTGTTGGCGGATGTGTGGACGGAGCTCATCATCTACCTGGCGCCATCGAGCGACGAGGAGCGCGTGATCGGCCATGAGGGCGCCCTGGTGCAAGGAAGCGAGTTTATCACCGTGCTCTGGGCGCTCACCACCCACATCGGCGTGTCCAGGCCACCGACCGAAAAACCACCGGCAACAACTTACCACGTTGATCTCGAAGGATGA
- the LOC120712153 gene encoding aspartyl protease family protein At5g10770-like, translated as MPLVPSLFLLLLLHLSCSPTVQLAAADEHKYTLVAMSSLKPKATCSGYRVSPPQNITWVPLNHPHGPCSPLSDAATPSLAELLHHDQLRVDGIHMRLSNDTPGDSKKTQSDQNYQTESYGNVVHAHVGGAGHPPPLKHQGSSQLRRNIDASAAAAGSRSSSLPGVLQTFVLDTASDVPWVQCLPCPIPPCHPQVDSFYDPSRSPSSAPFSCTSPTCTGLGTYANGCVNNQCQYRVVYPDGTSTSGSYIADLLTFDASNAVPSFKFGCSHAEQGSFDSRAAGILALGGGPESLLSQTASRYGKVFAYCIPASSSYSGFFILGVPSLASSRYVVTPMVRFSQATFYGVRLRAITVGGQPLGVGPTVFAAGSVLDSRTDITRLPPTAYQALRAAFRSSMSMYRSAPPKGILDTCYDFTGVVNIKLPKITLVFDRNAVVVLDSSGILFHDCLAFASNANDRMPGILGSVQQQTIEVLYNVDGGTVGFRQGAC; from the exons ATGCCGCTTGTTCCGTCTTTATTTTTATTACTACTTCTGCACCTGTCCTGTTCTCCAACTGTCCAGCTAGCAGCTGCAGATGAACATAAGTACACACTCGTGGCAATGAGCTCGCTGAAACCCAAAGCTACGTGCTCCGGATACAGAG TGTCTCCACCCCAGAACATTACGTGGGTACCACTGAATCACCCCCATGGACCGTGCTCGCCATTGTCGGACGCTGCAACGCCGTCCTTGGCCGAGCTGCTCCACCATGACCAGCTCCGTGTCGACGGCATTCACATGAGGCTCTCTAACGACACTCCTGGTGATAGTAAGAAGACGCAGTCGGACCAAAATTATCAGACAGAGTCTTACGGCAATGTAGTTCATGCCCACGTTGGCGGAGCTGGACACCCCCCTCCTTTGAAGCACCAAGGTTCTTCCCAGCTTCGTCGCAATATTGATGCgtcagctgccgccgccggaagcAGGTCATCCAGCCTTCCCGGAGTGCTCCAGACGTTCGTTTTGGACACAGCCAGCGACGTGCCGTGGGTGCAGTGCCTGCCCTGCCCCATCCCGCCGTGTCACCCCCAGGTGGACAGCTTCTACGACCCAAGCAGGTCGCCCTCCTCCGCGCCTTTCTCCTGCACCTCCCCGACCTGCACCGGGCTCGGCACCTACGCCAATGGCTGCGTCAACAACCAGTGCCAGTACCGCGTCGTCTACCCGGACGGCACGTCCACGTCCGGGAGCTACATCGCTGACCTGCTCACCTTCGACGCCAGCAACGCCGTTCCAAGCTTCAAGTTTGGGTGCAGCCATGCCGAGCAGGGCAGCTTCGACAGCCGGGCGGCGGGGATTctggcgctcggcggcggccccgaGTCGCTGCTGTCCCAGACCGCGTCCCGTTACGGTAAGGTCTTCGCGTACTGCATCCCGGCGTCGAGCAGCTACTCCGGGTTCTTCATCCTCGGCGTGCCCAGCCTTGCCTCCTCCAGGTACGTTGTCACGCCCATGGTGAGGTTCAGTCAGGCCACGTTTTACGGCGTGCGCCTCCGTGCCATCACTGTCGGTGGGCAGCCGCTCGGCGTGGGCCCCACGGTGTTCGCCGCCGGCTCCGTGCTGGACTCCCGCACCGACATTACGCGCCTGCCGCCGACGGCGTACCAGGCCCTGCGCGCCGCGTTCAGAAGCAGCATGAGCATGTACCGCTCGGCTCCGCCCAAGGGGATCCTCGACACTTGCTACGACTTCACCGGCGTCGTCAACATCAAGCTGCCCAAGATCACCTTGGTGTTCGACCGGAACGCCGTGGTGGTGCTGGACTCCTCGGGCATCCTCTTCCACGACTGTCTCGCCTTCGCCTCCAATGCCAACGATCGCATGCCGGGCATCCTCGGCAGCGTGCAGCAGCAGACCATTGAGGTCCTCTACAACGTCGATGGCGGCACCGTGGGCTTCCGCCAAGGCGCGTGCTAA